The following proteins are encoded in a genomic region of Arachis ipaensis cultivar K30076 chromosome B02, Araip1.1, whole genome shotgun sequence:
- the LOC107625899 gene encoding scarecrow-like protein 22, translating to MKAMPFPSEEFQGKGVLDFSSSYCSATDLFSLLQHQQQLVNNHSIHQPPPPSQEGKWRRREEEEEEEEENKGYVGCTEPTSVLDSRRSQSPPSSSCTMSSSLGSSNNSTSKGSAAAGGGGGCSASAAALASENPPPPPEGSMEKCGGARMMDDWEGQDQSILRLIMGDVEDPSAGLTKLLQTGSRNVDFSSSGFGVVEQGGLVMDPSMPGNYPAFPFLGAENMESHNAKNGYGVSEPMFASCNNPMLVSSAPTSGVFGFQQPVFGTVDEKPQVINPQFMMNHNQVQFSENPSFFVPLTYPQMQEQHIVYSQQPAKRAAVGHNYQVPRLPLLDSGQEQFARRQQQAQLPLFPHHLQHQQKVSSAGDEASNQLQQTMFDQLYKTAELIEAGNPVLAQGILARLNHQLSPIGKPFQRAALYMKEALQLLLHSNIPNFMPFSPIGFIFKIGAYKSFSEISPVLQFANFTSNQVLIEAVERFDRIHIIDFDIGFGVQWSSFMQELALRNSNASSLKVTAIVSPSNCDEVELNFTRENLSQYAKDINLSFELNILNIESLSSPSFPLASQFFDSEAVAVNMPLSCFTHHPSLVPSVLHFVKQLRPKVVVTLDRNCDRIDVPLPTKVVHVLQYYSALLESLDAVNVNLDVLQKIEKHFIQPSIRNVITGHHHYHSQEKLPHWRNLFVQSGFSSFTFSNFTEAQAECLVQRAPVRGFQVERNHSSLVLCWQRKDLVSISSWRC from the coding sequence ATGAAGGCGATGCCCTTTCCTTCTGAGGAATTTCAAGGGAAGGGAGTGTTggatttctcttcttcttattgTTCTGCAACAGATCTGTTCTCACTGCTTCAGCATCAACAGCAACTTGTTAATAATCATAGTATCCAtcagccaccaccaccatcacaaGAAGGAAAGtggaggagaagggaagaagaagaagaagaagaagaagagaataaagGCTATGTGGGCTGCACTGAGCCCACATCTGTTCTTGACTCAAGAAGAAGCCAAAGCCCTCCTTCATCCTCCTGCACAATGTCCTCTTCTCTTGGTAGCAGCAACAACAGCACAAGCAAAGGTAGTGCtgctgctggtggtggtggtggctgcTCAGCCTCTGCTGCAGCACTAGCCTCAGagaatcctcctcctcctccagaAGGATCCATGGAGAAATGTGGTGGGGCAAGAATGATGGATGACTGGGAGGGTCAAGATCAGTCCATTCTGAGGCTAATCATGGGTGATGTTGAGGACCCTTCTGCTGGTTTGACCAAGCTCTTGCAAACTGGCTCTCGTAATGTTGATTTTAGTTCTTCAGGGTTTGGTGTTGTGGAGCAAGGAGGATTGGTTATGGACCCTTCTATGCCTGGGAATTACCCTGCTTTCCCATTCCTTGGGGCTGAGAATATGGAGAGTCACAATGCAAAGAATGGTTATGGTGTTTCTGAACCCATGTTTGCTTCCTGTAACAATCCTATGTTGGTGTCCTCGGCTCCGACTTCGGGTGTGTTCGGCTTTCAGCAGCCTGTGTTTGGAACCGTGGATGAGAAGCCTCAGGTTATCAACCCTCAGTTTATGATGAATCATAATCAAGTTCAGTTTTCAGAGAATCCTTCATTCTTTGTGCCATTGACATACCCCCAAATGCAAGAGCAGCATATTGTTTACTCTCAGCAACCGGCGAAGCGTGCTGCGGTCGGGCACAATTATCAGGTGCCGAGATTACCCCTTTTGGATTCGGGGCAGGAGCAATTCGCCAGGAGGCAGCAACAGGCGCAGCTTCCATTGTTTCCTCATCATCTGCAGCATCAGCAGAAGGTGAGTTCAGCCGGAGACGAGGCAAGCAACCAGCTTCAGCAGACTATGTTTGATCAGCTATACAAGACTGCTGAGCTGATAGAAGCTGGTAATCCGGTTCTTGCGCAAGGGATATTGGCGCGGCTCAATCACCAGCTCTCCCCCATTGGCAAGCCTTTTCAGAGGGCTGCCCTCTACATGAAGGAGGCATTGCAACTACTGCTCCATTCAAACATTCCCAATTTCATGCCTTTCTCGCCCATCGGCTTCATATTCAAGATTGGAGCTTACAAATCATTCTCAGAGATCTCACCTGTTCTCCAGTTTGCAAACTTCACTTCCAATCAAGTCCTCATCGAAGCTGTAGAACGGTTCGATCGAATTCACATTATTGACTTTGATATTGGGTTTGGAGTGCAGTGGTCTTCCTTTATGCAAGAGCTTGCCTTGAGAAATAGCAATGCATCTTCTCTTAAAGTTACTGCCATAGTTTCGCCTTCGAATTGTGACGAGGTTGAGCTCAATTTCACAAGAGAGAATTTAAGTCAGTATGCAAAAGACATCAACTTATCATTTGAGCTCAATATCTTGAACATTGAATCATTGAGCTCTCCTTCCTTTCCACTGGCAAGTCAGTTCTTCGATAGCGAGGCAGTTGCTGTAAATATGCCGCTTTCTTGTTTCACTCATCATCCGTCGCTGGTTCCATCTGTCCTTCATTTTGTCAAGCAGCTTAGGCCAAAAGTGGTGGTTACTTTGGACCGAAATTGTGACCGAATCGATGTGCCACTTCCAACCAAAGTAGTCCATGTTCTTCAATATTACTCAGCCTTGCTCGAATCGCTTGACGCCGTGAATGTGAACCTCGACGTCCTCCAAAAGATTGAGAAGCATTTCATCCAACCATCCATTAGGAATGTGATCACAGGTCACCACCATTACCATTCACAAGAGAAGCTACCTCATTGGAGGAACCTCTTTGTTCAATCTGGATTCTCATCATTCACATTCAGTAACTTCACAGAAGCTCAAGCAGAATGTCTGGTGCAGCGTGCGCCGGTGCGAGGGTTTCAGGTCGAGAGAAACCATTCGTCTCTTGTTCTATGCTGGCAGCGAAAAGACCTGGTCTCCATTTCGAGTTGGAGATGCTAA